Proteins encoded in a region of the Armatimonadota bacterium genome:
- a CDS encoding amidohydrolase family protein, which yields MRRIALFALVGCSLLVFGQESGKSETKTEAAKPQAPKTVLLQNARVVVSPGKVLERASILLKDGKIAQVGVDISAPSGAEVIECSGLTAYPGLIHPFLRIGLDGAAAAPAGGGRGPGGGGGGGGIGQGRQQTAAEQADAQAKRDADPFGLETNLLTKTRTGDAKQKEVGAFSSLAKSGYGLAQVSGGGGLLGPTSAVFSLATDEMSPASVLASPGSVPVSFSARGFNSYPSSTMGGIAVVRQAFMDAQRFARLTKAGKKPKDDPALANLAPAATAQAHAIFDELNEVSFFQARKVAKELGLKPVYGFRSNAGNVLDFVKGGDSAVLLKGIVPAKPSIPENPANASIGAIRSYFNELQAGAELQKAGVEFCYAPSSTSDPLDGIRQYVRSGLSRESALASMTTRPAKLLGLADKAGTIEAGKLGDVLLTQGDLFDSSSQVMAVFVDGQRIDIKMPERKKPEEMKADAPMALMTPKYQPFPAPAETQPAFRLYRNATVWTMGPQGTLKNADVLIQGGKIVAVGKGLKAPAGCETLDATGKHLSPGIWDCHSHTGISGGVNEGTNMITVECRIGDVIDHTAAGIYRQLSGGTVGAQQLHGSANSIGGQSSPVKWQWGLYPTDFPIAGAPQGVKFALGQNPIREDATGGGGFGGQQPPAGGTLLTFRPRTRMGVEESIRRALQLGKEYNQMWLDFEAGRLAEEPRRDLQLEGLGEIAGGKRLIHSHGYRADELLMLVRVTRDYGARIATLQHVLEGYKLADEMAGQNIGGSTFADWWGYKLEAYDAIPYNAALMAERGVSVSVNSDSDNHARRLNQEAAKSMRYGDVSAEKALSFVTIEPAKQMGIADHTGSLEAGKDADMVVWSNEPTSVMAIALETYVDGVKRFDRANDAKQRQDRLVELQEARKVLSSGTSTSGDNPFLTSGAGLQSADAGPNAGNGNGAKENPTTAKFGIGPITAEPGTMRYARKALLISGATIHPMDGDPFVGDVMVSSNGKIIAVGKVHEAGGRLVRVNGRGKHVYPGLIDPTTGIGLNEIGQVPTSDDSSERGNFHPDYRVERVINPEWETMGVARQQGVLTVLVKPSGAGFAGQAALINTEGYTWEDLTIQGGVAMAYSSGGGGFNFGDRDCCEDQEEHDDLMAGQGRRGGGGGGNLGTSLETVTGQLKAARDYAKSRVEATADKPVARDEKQEAMLLVADGKMPMLIQANAVADIQAAVAWAEKEKVRIVLYGCSEAGSIAGWLAQKQVPIILNAVYSMPAADQPVDYFYSLPALLSKAGVKFCLTTDNDKDVRQIRDQAGWAAAYGMNPEDAARLITKNAAEVLGIGDRLGSIKPGMDGTLILTDGPIHETKTHVLRAWVEGREVDLSNKQTRLYDKYRGRPKGGK from the coding sequence ATGCGTCGCATCGCCTTATTCGCCCTCGTGGGTTGCTCCTTGCTGGTTTTCGGCCAAGAGTCGGGCAAATCGGAAACCAAAACCGAAGCCGCCAAACCACAAGCGCCCAAGACCGTTCTGCTTCAGAACGCCCGCGTGGTGGTATCGCCCGGAAAGGTGCTGGAGCGCGCCAGCATCCTTCTGAAAGATGGGAAGATCGCGCAGGTTGGGGTGGACATTTCCGCTCCTTCGGGCGCAGAAGTCATTGAATGTAGCGGCCTGACGGCGTATCCGGGCCTGATCCACCCGTTCCTGCGAATCGGGCTCGACGGTGCGGCAGCGGCTCCCGCAGGCGGAGGCCGTGGCCCCGGCGGCGGGGGTGGAGGCGGCGGTATCGGCCAGGGGCGGCAGCAGACCGCTGCCGAGCAGGCCGATGCTCAGGCGAAGCGCGACGCCGATCCCTTCGGTCTTGAGACCAACCTGCTGACCAAGACCCGAACCGGCGACGCGAAGCAGAAAGAGGTTGGGGCTTTCAGTTCGCTGGCGAAGAGCGGATACGGTCTGGCGCAAGTGAGCGGCGGCGGCGGATTGCTCGGCCCCACTTCCGCGGTGTTCAGCTTGGCGACGGACGAAATGAGCCCTGCGTCGGTCCTTGCGAGTCCCGGCAGCGTGCCCGTTTCATTTTCTGCACGGGGCTTCAACTCCTATCCAAGCTCGACGATGGGAGGCATCGCCGTGGTTCGGCAAGCCTTCATGGACGCCCAGCGGTTCGCCCGGCTCACGAAAGCGGGCAAGAAGCCCAAGGACGACCCGGCGCTTGCCAACCTCGCTCCTGCGGCAACCGCCCAGGCCCACGCGATCTTCGATGAGCTCAACGAGGTCTCATTCTTCCAGGCGCGCAAGGTCGCCAAAGAACTGGGACTGAAGCCGGTCTACGGCTTCCGCTCCAACGCCGGGAACGTGCTCGACTTTGTGAAGGGCGGCGATTCTGCTGTGCTGCTCAAGGGAATCGTGCCCGCGAAGCCCTCGATCCCCGAAAACCCCGCCAACGCCTCGATCGGCGCGATTCGAAGCTACTTCAACGAGCTTCAGGCCGGGGCCGAGCTTCAAAAGGCGGGCGTGGAGTTTTGCTATGCGCCGTCGAGCACATCTGACCCGCTCGACGGGATTCGCCAATATGTGCGCTCGGGCCTGAGCCGGGAATCCGCCCTCGCCTCAATGACCACGCGGCCCGCCAAGCTTCTCGGCCTTGCCGACAAAGCCGGCACGATCGAGGCTGGAAAGCTTGGCGACGTTCTGCTGACCCAGGGGGATCTGTTCGATTCGAGCAGCCAGGTGATGGCGGTGTTCGTCGACGGCCAGCGCATCGACATCAAGATGCCCGAGCGCAAGAAGCCTGAGGAAATGAAAGCCGACGCCCCGATGGCGCTCATGACTCCGAAGTATCAGCCCTTCCCGGCACCGGCAGAGACCCAGCCCGCCTTTCGGCTCTATCGCAATGCGACAGTCTGGACAATGGGCCCCCAGGGCACGCTGAAGAATGCCGACGTCCTGATCCAGGGCGGCAAGATCGTCGCGGTGGGGAAGGGTCTCAAGGCGCCCGCAGGCTGTGAAACCCTCGACGCCACAGGCAAGCACCTATCGCCGGGTATTTGGGACTGCCACAGCCACACCGGCATCAGTGGAGGCGTGAACGAAGGCACCAACATGATCACCGTCGAGTGCCGGATCGGCGACGTCATCGACCATACGGCGGCAGGCATCTACCGGCAGCTTTCCGGCGGCACCGTCGGCGCCCAGCAACTCCACGGCTCCGCCAACTCGATCGGCGGTCAGTCCAGCCCGGTCAAGTGGCAATGGGGCCTTTACCCCACCGATTTTCCGATCGCGGGCGCGCCGCAGGGCGTGAAGTTCGCGCTCGGCCAGAACCCAATCCGAGAAGACGCGACGGGCGGAGGAGGATTCGGGGGCCAGCAGCCTCCGGCCGGCGGCACGCTGCTCACCTTCCGGCCGCGAACACGCATGGGCGTCGAGGAATCCATTCGACGCGCGCTCCAACTCGGCAAGGAGTACAACCAGATGTGGCTTGACTTCGAAGCCGGGAGGCTTGCCGAGGAGCCCAGAAGGGACCTCCAGCTTGAGGGGCTTGGCGAGATCGCAGGGGGCAAGCGGTTGATCCATAGCCACGGCTATCGCGCCGACGAGCTCCTGATGCTCGTGCGCGTGACCCGGGACTACGGTGCCCGCATCGCAACCCTGCAGCACGTGCTGGAGGGCTATAAACTGGCTGATGAGATGGCCGGGCAGAACATTGGCGGCTCGACCTTTGCGGACTGGTGGGGCTACAAGCTGGAAGCCTACGACGCGATCCCCTATAACGCGGCTTTGATGGCCGAGCGAGGCGTGAGCGTCAGTGTCAACTCGGACAGCGACAACCACGCCCGAAGGCTCAATCAGGAGGCCGCCAAGTCCATGCGCTATGGCGACGTGTCGGCCGAGAAGGCCCTGAGCTTCGTAACGATAGAGCCCGCCAAGCAGATGGGCATCGCCGACCACACCGGCTCGCTCGAAGCGGGCAAGGACGCCGACATGGTGGTGTGGTCCAACGAGCCCACCAGCGTGATGGCGATTGCCCTGGAGACCTACGTGGATGGCGTCAAACGCTTCGATCGCGCCAACGATGCCAAGCAGCGCCAGGACCGCCTGGTGGAGCTGCAAGAGGCGCGCAAGGTACTGAGCTCTGGGACTTCGACGTCGGGAGACAACCCGTTCCTGACCTCCGGAGCCGGGCTGCAAAGCGCCGACGCCGGGCCAAACGCGGGCAACGGCAACGGCGCGAAAGAGAACCCGACCACCGCGAAGTTTGGCATTGGTCCGATCACCGCCGAGCCTGGCACGATGCGCTACGCGCGCAAGGCTCTGCTCATTTCTGGCGCCACGATCCACCCGATGGATGGAGATCCGTTCGTGGGAGATGTGATGGTGAGCTCGAACGGCAAGATCATTGCGGTTGGCAAGGTGCATGAAGCAGGAGGCCGATTGGTCCGCGTCAACGGCAGGGGCAAGCACGTCTATCCGGGACTCATCGACCCGACGACCGGTATCGGTCTGAACGAGATTGGCCAAGTGCCGACGAGCGACGACTCTTCCGAGCGGGGCAATTTCCATCCAGACTATCGCGTCGAGCGCGTGATCAACCCCGAGTGGGAGACGATGGGCGTTGCGCGGCAGCAGGGCGTGCTGACCGTGCTCGTCAAGCCCAGTGGGGCGGGATTTGCGGGCCAGGCGGCTCTCATCAACACGGAGGGCTACACCTGGGAGGACCTGACCATTCAGGGAGGGGTCGCGATGGCCTATTCCTCGGGTGGCGGCGGATTCAACTTCGGAGACCGCGACTGCTGTGAGGACCAGGAAGAGCACGACGACCTGATGGCCGGCCAGGGCCGCAGAGGTGGCGGGGGTGGCGGCAACCTCGGCACTTCGCTCGAAACGGTGACCGGCCAGTTGAAAGCGGCGCGCGACTATGCCAAGTCCCGCGTGGAGGCGACGGCGGACAAGCCGGTGGCCCGAGACGAAAAGCAGGAGGCGATGCTGCTGGTGGCGGACGGCAAGATGCCGATGCTCATCCAGGCCAACGCTGTGGCGGATATCCAAGCTGCCGTTGCGTGGGCTGAGAAGGAGAAGGTGCGGATCGTTCTCTACGGCTGCAGCGAGGCGGGCTCCATTGCAGGTTGGCTTGCCCAGAAACAGGTCCCGATCATCCTCAACGCCGTCTATTCCATGCCGGCAGCCGACCAGCCGGTGGACTATTTCTACAGCCTGCCGGCGCTCCTCTCAAAGGCGGGTGTGAAGTTCTGTCTGACCACCGATAACGACAAGGACGTTCGCCAGATCCGCGACCAAGCGGGATGGGCCGCGGCCTATGGGATGAACCCCGAGGATGCGGCTCGGCTGATCACCAAGAACGCCGCCG